In Granulicella mallensis MP5ACTX8, the sequence TAGTCCTTTGCAAACAAGAGGGTGCTCCTCAAGGGGCACCCTCTCTTTTCACTCAATCTTTGGATCTTGATCCCGCGTAGTGTGAGCAGCCGGGGGCTCCCATGGAAGACATGCTGCATCGATGGAAATATGGCACGTTTCAGTTAGGACTCGTAGCTGTAATGGCTACAAGCGTATTCACAGGTTTTAAAGTTCAAGCCCAGGAACAGATACAGATCGACGCTACGGCGCCAACAACACCCTTCCCTCACTTCTGGGAACAGATGTTCGGCTCAGGACGAGCCATTCTTTCGCTGCGCGAGAGTTATCGCGACGATCTGGTCGCAGTAAAGCAAGTTACTGATTTTCGTTATGTGCGCTTTCATGCCATCCTGCACGATGAGGTCGGTGTCTATAACGAGGATGAGCATGGCAACCCGGTCTATAACTTCACCTATGTCAATCAGATCTATGACGGCCTACTAAAGAATGGCGTGAAGCCTGTAGTCGAGATCAGCTTTATGCCGAAGAAGCTGGCCTTCAATCCAGATGCGTTGCATCCCTTCTGGTACAAGCAGAATGTCTCGCCACCAAAGAGCATGGAGCGCTGGGACGACCTGATGAAGGCGTTCGCGCAGAACCTGGTGGACCGCTACGGCATCGATGAAGTTTCAACCTGGTACTTCGAAGTATGGAATGAACCGAACATCGATTTCTGGGGCGGTATCCCGCGGCAGGAATCGTACTTCGATCTGTACGCCCACACCGCACGTGCGTTGAAAGCTGTAGATCCTCGTCTTCGCGTAGGCGGCCCGGCAACGGCGGCTGCGGCCTGGATTCCAGACTTCCTGAAGTACACGGCGGAGAACCATGTACCGGTAGACTTCGTCTCCTCGCATGGTTACGACGATGAGCCCGTCGAACGCCTCCTCGGTAAGGACCAACCGCTGCGTGACAAGGACGTTCGTGAAGAAGACCGTACCTGCGCCGCAGCAACAAAGGTGCGCCACCAGATCGATGCTTCAGCGATGCCACATCTGCCCCTGCTCTGGACGGAGTGGAACGTTCCCGGCCAAGATCAACTGCGCGACACAGCCTACGTTGGACCGGCGCTGGCCGAGGCTGTTCGCACCTGCGATGGCGTGACCGACTATCTCTCCTTCTGGACTTTTTCCGATGTGTTTGAAGAAGGCGGCCCCGCAACGAAGCCGTTCGAAGGCCAGTTTGGACTGCGAGCCGCCGGCGGTATCAATAAGCCGAGCTTCTACGACTTCGCACTCTTACACAAACTAGGGACGCAGCGCATCGCTAATCCATCGCAGGATGTGATTGTCACGAAGCTGGCAAATGGCTCCCTGGAGATTGCCGTCTGGAATCTGCCTGACCCAGGAAAGGCTCCTCAACCCAGGCAGATAACGCTAGCCATTCAAGGGGTAAAGAAGAACGCGCAGGTTTCGATTGCGCAAGTCGATGACGAGCACAGCAACACACTCAACTCCTATGCGAAGCTAGGCAGCCCTCGCTATCCCAAGCCCGCGCAGGTAGAGCAGATGAATCGCGAGACCGCGCTCACTCCCCCTGAACACCGTTCTCTTACCAATGGGAGCCTCTCGCTCGAACTTGGGAAGAATGCGCTCGTACTGATCGAAGTCCGGCCATAAGTGCTTTACATGCGTTCAGCACGAACCTATCAATCATCCGTCCGGAAAAATCTATCCGGCAGCAATGAAAGGAATACCATGCGGAAACAATTGAAACTTCGCTCTGTTGCCCTGGCGGCGGGAGTGTTTCTTTTTTCGAGCTCCATGCTTTGCCTCCAGGCACAGGAGCAGGAACACATCGCCATCGATGCCAAGGCAGCGACCACACCCTTCCCTCATTTCTGGGAGCAGACGTTCGGCTCAGGCCGGGCCATTCTTTCGTTGCGCGAGAGCTATCGCAATGATCTCCGCACGGTGAAGCAGGCGACGAACTTTCAATCCGTGCGCTTCCACGGCATCTTCCTCGATGAGGTTGGACTCTACGACCCGGATCGTCAGACCAAAAACCCTGGCCTCGCCGCACAGGCTGCTAATGATGCTTCCATCTATAACTTCTCCTATATCGATCAAATCTATGATGGCCTGCTGGCGAATGGTGTGAAGCCCTTCATCGAGCTGAGCTTCATGCCGAAGAAGATGGCCTCCGATCCCAATGCGCTGCACGCGTTCTGGTATCACCCGAATGTGTCCCCACCGAAGGACTATGCCACCTGGGATGCCATGATCCATGCGTTTGCCGAACATCTCATCAAGCGCTATGGCGTTGAAGAAGTGGCCACATGGAAGTTTGAAGTATGGAACGAGCCCAACCTGGACTTCTGGATGGGGAATCCGAAGCAGGCCACCTACTTTGAACTCTACGACCACACAGCGCGCACCCTGAAGGCTGTCTCTCCGCGCCTGATCGTCGGAGGACCGTCTTCCGCGCAGGCCGCGTGGGTTGCACCTTTTCTCGCGCACGTGAAGGAGAAGAACGTTCCGATCGACTTTGTCTCGACCCACGTCTATGCCAACGATACGGCGGACAACGTGTTCGGTACGACTGAAGATATTCCGAGAGACAAGATGGTGTGGCGTGCTGTCAAAAACATCCACGAAGAGATCCTGAACTCGGCCTTTCCGAAGCTGCCGCTCATCTTCTCCGAGTACGGGGCCAGCTATTCCAATGAGCCGAATGTTACCGACTCCACCTATATGGGCCCGTGGATGGCGAACAATATTCGCCTGTGCGACGGCATGACCGAGAGCATGGACTACTGGACTTTCTCCGACGTCTTTGAGGAACAAGGTGTCGTGCGATCGCCCTTCTATGGCGGCTTTGGCCTGCTGTCTGCCGACAGCATTCCCAAGCCTTCGCTCAATGTCTTTCGCACGCTGCACAAGTTGGGTGACCAGCGCATCTCCGTGGCTTCAGAGTCAGTACTGGCGACGACTACAGCGAATGGTGGACTCACAGTTGCTCTATGGGACTACGCTCCTCCCACAGGAATAGGCGCTACCTATACGATGCCCACTGGACCCGCAGGACCGGCGAAGACGTTCGATCTTGAACTGAAGAACGTGCCAGCAAATGCCTCCGTTCAACTGTGGCGCGTGGACGATGATCACGGCAACGTGCTGAAGGCGTTTGACGCTATGGGACGTCCCTCTGGCGATCTCACCCAGGAACAGGTTATAAAGCTCCGTGCAGCCGGAGAGATGGCTCCTGCGGAACACGTACGCCTCAAACAAGGCAAACTACAGGTCACAGTTCCAGCGCATGGCCTGGCACTCGTGGTGATAGAAAGGTAACTCGATGGAACGGCGCACATTACTAAAGTTACTTGCCGGATCGGCACTGTTACCGCAGATTCCAGCATTCGCACGCACGAAGAAGCCGAACAATACTCTTACCCAAGAGGATGACGCCTTCCTCGACGAGATGCAGCGGCGTGGCTGCCTGTATTTCGTCGAGCAGGCCGGAGCGAAGACCGGACAGGTGCTCGACCGGGCCGCGTCGGCTAATACCGACGGGAAACGAGACCCTCGCCTGATGGCCAGTATTGCGGCTACAGGCTTCGGTCTTTCGGCGTTATGCATCGCGGAAAAACGCGGCTATCAGCCTCGGCAGAAAGTCATAGAACAGATTCGCAGGACGCTGCACTTCCACTATGAGCAGATGCCCCACGAACATGGGTTTCTCTATCACTTCAACGATGTCGAATATGGCGCAGCTTACATCGGCAGTGAGGTCTCGTCGATCGACACCGCGCTCCTGCTGTGCGGCGTTCTGACGGCCCGGGCCCACTTCCATGAAGACGCCGAGATCAAACGGCTCGCAACAGCCCTTTATGAGCGCGTCGATTGGCCCTGGATGCTCAACGGAGGAACAACCTTCTCCATGGGCTTCTCTCGCGGCAAGTTCATCCAATCTCGTTGGGCCCATTACAGCGAACTGATGATGATCTATCTGCTCGCCATGGGTTCTCCGACACACCCTGTCGAAGCTTCAGCCTGGGACGCCTTTGATCGTCCGAAGATCACCTACAAGGACTACACCTACATCGGGGCGGGCGATCCGCTCTTCGTGCATCAGTACAGCCATGCGTGGTTCGACTTTCGCGGCAAGCGCGATAAGTATGCGAACTACTTCGATAACTCCGTCATCGCGACCAAAGCCCATGAGGCCTTCTGTCTTAGCCTGGGCAAGCCCTATTCGCCTGACTATTGGGGCATCAGTGCTTCGGACTCCGAGCACGGCTACACAGCATGGGGAGGGCCTCCGGGTGAGGGCCACATCGACGGCTCCGTCGTTCCCAATGCACCGGCAGGATCGCTTCCCTTCCTGCCAGCGGACTGTCTCCGCGTGCTGCGATCGCTGAAAGAGAAGTATGGGGAAAAGGCGTGGGGACGGTATGGGTTCTGCGATGCCTTTCATCCGGAGGCAAAATGGTATGACCCGGATGTGCTCGGCATCGACCTGGGGATCGGTGTGCTTATGTCCGAAAACCTGCGCACCGGTTTTGTCTGGGAGACCTTTGCGCGTAACCCGGAGGTTGGGGTGGCGATGAAGAAGGCGGGCTTTCGGGCTGTATAAAGCTGTAAGCCTGTGGTTCGAGAACTATAAGACTGTGATTTCGGGGTAATTCTCTCACCAGTGGTGAGAGAATTACCCCATTCCGGTGCATCTCAAATGTTGCCATCTCGACCGAAAAACGGGAGGAAGCAGATTCCTCGCTGCGCTCGGAATGACAACCAGAAAAGCAAAGACAAAAACAAAGGAGAAGGCGAAGGAAAAAAACAGAGGCTTGCTAACTGCCGCCGCTACTCTGAATCCGCTTGCGGTTTTCACGCAGCAGTGTGAGGAAGTCGCGCAAGGCTACCCCTTGGTTCTTCGGGTTCCACGATACCGATAGCCCCAGTGACAGCGTCTCCGGTAGCAGGGGGCTGAAGCTAATTCCCTTGGCGCGCAGGTGGCGCATGCCTGCCGGAACCAGCGCGATGCCTTCTCCCGACTCGACCAGCGTCAGCACTCCAGGCCACGACGACGAGGTGTTCGCGATGTTCGGAGAAAAACCCTCCGCCGCGCACAGCGAGACAATGCCGTCGAACAGAAATGGATTGGAGTTGCGATCGACCAACACCAGTGGTTGATTCTGCAACAGGCTTACCGGAACATCCCGTCCGGCAAATGGGTGGTCGAGGCGCATGGCCACCACGATGGGGTCGCGGTACAGAAGCTCGGAGCGCAGCGTGCGGTCGAACGGCGGCTCGAGCGGCCGCGTCAGCCCCACGTCGATGCGGCCTTCCTCCAGTGCGGCGACCTGCTCTACGGCGCGCATCTCGATCAGCGAAAGCCGAATCCCCGGGCGGGTTCGCCGGTACTCGCGGATGATGCGCGGAAAGAACCCTCCGGCACCCCACAGAAAGAAGCCTATCGACAGCGTTCCCACTTCGCCGTGCAGCGATTGCCGCGTCAGGTCAACGGCACGCTGCGCCGCTCGCAGCGTCTTGCGGGCTTCCTCCAGGAACACGTGGCCCTCTGCAGTAAGTTGCACCCGGCGGCTGGAGCGGTCGAGCAAAGCACCGCCGATTTCGGCTTCGAGGTCAGCCATCTGCTCGCTTACAGACGACTGCGAGACATTCAACCGCTGGGCCGCCGCCGAGAGGCTTCCGAAATCAGCGACCGCCGTGAAGTAACGCAGATGACGTAATTCCATGAGGTCAATCTACCGATCTTTCGGTGTCAAAAATACCGATCTTCCGATCTCATTCTATCGGTTTTACCGATAGAACATGGAGGAAAGAACTGCGAATCGGAATGGGAGGAGTTAGAGTCCTTATTACAGGATCTTTTTTGTCCGTGGAGTCCCTTTCATGTGGATTGTTCGACTTGCGCTGACTCGGCCCTACACGTTCATCGTGCTGGCTCTGCTCATCCTGATCGCGGCCCCGGTCGTGATTTTGCGTACCCCGACCGACATCTTTCCCAACATCAACATCCCGGTCATCTCCATTGCCTGGCAGTACACGGGACTGAATCCGGAAGAGATGGAAGGGCGCCTGACCTCGCCGTACGAAAAGGTGCTCACCACGCTGGTGGACAACATCGAGCACATCGAGTCGACCACCATCAACGGCCAGGCGATCATCAAGGTTTACCTGCAGCCGGGTGCTTCGCTGGACACGGCGAACGCCCAGGTCTCGGCGGCCTCTGAGTTCCAGCTCCGCTCGCTGCCACCGGGAATTCTGCCTCCACAGATCATCAACTTCTCCGCATCGAGCGTTCCGATCCTTCAGCTTGGCCTCTCCGGCAAGGATCTATCCGAGCAACAGTTAAACGACTTCGGCCTCAACTTCATCCGGCCGCAGTTAGTAACGGTTCCCGGCGCCGTCGTTCCGAGCGTCTACGGCGGCAAACAAAGATCGATCATGGTCAACCTCGATCCCAGACGGCTGCAGGCCGAAGGGGTCTCGCCTGTCGACGTGCTCAACGCGATGAACCAGCAGAACGTCGTTCAACCCGGAGGCACCGCCAAGATCGGCTCCGCGGAGTACGACGTCCGGCTCAATGGCTCTCCTCTCACCGTCGAGGGCCTGGAGAACCTTCCGCTTAAACAAGTGAATGGAACGACGGTCTACGTGCATGACGTCGCCAGCGTCGTTGACGGAAGCATTCCGCAGACCAATATCGTTCGCCAGGACGGGCATCGCGGCGTACTCGTCTCCATCCTCAAGTCCGGCTCTGCTTCTACGCTGGACGTCGTCAAAGGCGAATTCGCTCTTCTGCCTCGTATCAAGTCTGGCCTGCCCTCGACCCTCAAGATCACTCCCATCGGCGACCAATCGATCTTCGTGCGCTCCTCGGTGAATGGCGTTATCCGCGAAGCGGTCATCGCGGCGACGCTCACCGGACTGATGATCCTGCTGTTCCTCGGCTCGTGGCGTTCCACGATCATCATTGCAGTCTCCATTCCTCTTTCGATCCTGACCTCGATCATCGTCCTTGGCCTGGTGGGACAGACGATCAACATCATGACGCTTGGCGGCCTGGCGCTTGCCGTGGGTATCCTCGTCGACGATGCCACTGTGACGATCGAAAACATCGAGCGCTACCTGGAAGAGGGCCACCCACTGAACGAGGCCATCCTCGAAGGCGCAGCGCAGATCTCGGTGCCCGCATTGGTGTCCACGCTCTGTATCTGCATTGTGTTTCTGCCGATGTTCTTTCTCGCGGGCGTGGCGCGCTACCTGTTCGTTCCGCTGGCCGAGGCCGTCGTCTTCGCGATGCTCGCGTCCTACATGCTCTCGCGAACCCTGGTGCCGACGCTGGCGATGTATCTGCTGAAGGCCCACGATCACCACGCGCCCCTCTCGCGCAATCCTCTTGCGCGCTTTCAGCGGGCCTTCGAACGTGTCTTTGAGCGCGTGCGCTCCACCTATGAGTCTCTGCTGGAACGGCTCGTCACAGCCCGCAGACTGTTCATCCCGATCTTCCTCGGCTGCTGCGTGCTTGCCCTGCTGCTGGTTCCTACCCTCGGCCAGAACTTCTTTCCCGCAACCGATAACGGCTCGTTCATTCTGCATGTTCGCGGCAAGACCGGCATGCGTATTGAAGAGACAGCCAAGCTCTGCGATCTCGTCGAGCAGTCCATCCGCACCACCGTGCCCGCAGGCGAGATGGATAACATCCTCGACAACATCGGCCTGCCCTACTCGACCCTGAACACGCAGCACGCCACCAGTGGTCTGTTCGGAGCATCTGACGGCGACATCCTCGTCTCGCTGAAGGAAGATCACCACCCCACCGCCGATTACATTCGTACGCTACGCGAAAAACTTCCCCGGGAGTTCCCCGGAACGGTCTTCTACTTCCTGCCCTCCGATATCGTCACGCAGATTCTGAACTTCGGCCTGCCTGCTCCCATCGATGTGCAGATCGACGGGCCCGATGACGTGGGCAATCGTAAGGTAGCCGATACCATCCTGCAGCAGTTGCGGCAGGTACCGGGCCTTGTCGACCTGCGTCTGCAACAGCCCGATGACTACCCCGTGCTCAACATCAACGTGGACCGTACCAAGGCGGCACAGGGCGGCTATACGCAGCGCGATGTGGGCACTTCGGTGCTCAACATCCTCTCGGGCTCCACGCAGCTCACGCCAATGTTCTTCCTCAACTATCGCAACGGTGTGGTCTACAACATCGTGGCCCAGACGCCGCAGTACCAGGTGCAGTCGCTGCAGGATCTGCAGAACATTCCCGTCTCCGCGCCAGGCGCGAAGCAGCCGGAGATTCTGGCGGACGTCGCTGACTTTGGACGCTCCACAGAGTTGCCCGTCATCAGCCACTACAACATTCGCCGCACGCTGGACATCTACGGCAACGTGCAGGACCGCGACCTGGGCGCGTCGGCACGGCAGGTGGAGCGCATCATGGATGCCAATCGCGGCTCGCTCGCGAAGGGCAACTTCATTCGTATGCGCGGCCAGGTGGAGACGATGCGGAGCTCCTACACCGGCCTGATCTTCGGCCTGCTGTTCTCGATCGTTCTCGTCTACCTGCTGATCGTGGTGAACTTCCAGTCGTGGCTCGATCCCTTCATCATCATCACGGCGCTGCCTGCTGCAATCGCCGGCATCGTACTGTTTCTCTTCCTCACGCACACCACGCTGTCGGTGCCCGCGCTGATGGGAGCCATCATGTGCATGGGTGTGGCGACGGCCAACTCGATTCTCGTGGTCTCGTTCGCGAAGGAGAGACTCAATGACACCGGCGACGCCATCCGCTCGGCTATCGAAGCCGGCGCGACGCGCTTCCGCCCTGTTGCCATGACGGCGCTCGCAATGATCATCGGCATGATTCCGATGGCACTCGGCGCAGGCGATGGCGGAGAGCAGAATGCGCCACTTGGCCGCGCCGTCATTGGCGGTCTGGGCCTTGCGACTGTCGCCACGCTGATCTTCGTTCCCGCCGTCTTCGCGTTGCTGCATGGACGCGACGGCGCTAAAGCAAAGCCTGAAACCGCACAGGAACAAGCCACCGCCTAGCCCGCGAACTTGTGCCGAAGCTGGTTGCGAAAACTGATGCCCGTACTGGAGACCGAAATATGTCGACCGACATCAACACCGAAATGACGACTCCCTCAACGACTCAGCCCGGGGGATCGACACCGCACTATCCCCCACATCCCGAGCCGCAGCGTGGCCTGCCGGAGCCAAAGGGTATTCCAACAGGCGTGTGGCTGGCCGTTGCCATCCTCTCTATCTTCCTGCTGGCGGCTATCGTCTATGGCCTGCTTTCGCGCGCTGCCGCGGCACGCCACCTGGAGCAGACGACAAAAGCCAGCTCCGTTCCGACGATCAGCATCACGCATCCGGCGGTACTGGGTATGAGCTCTGAGATCGCGCTCCCCGGCAACACGCAGGCCTACAACGACACGCCCATCTACGCGCGCACCAATGGCTATCTCAAGCAGTGGTTCGTCGATATCGGCCAGCACGTCAAGCAGGGCCAGCTCATGGCCATCATCGAGACGCCTGAGGTCGACGAGCAATTGCAAGTAGCGCAGGCGGATTTGAAGAGCGTACAGGCAGACCTCGCACTGGCGAATACGACCTCCGAACGCTACCAGAACCTGCTCAAGAGCGACTCGGTCTCCAAGCAGGAGACCGATGTCGCCGTCAGCGGCGCACTCGCTAAACAGGCCGCCGTAGACGCGGCTGAAGCCAACGTGCGGCGTCTGCAGCAACTGCAATCCTTTGAACGCGTCTATGCGCCCTTTGCCGGCATCGTTACGGTTCGCAATACGGATATCGGAGCCCTGATCGACTCAGGCTCGGCAACCACCAGCAGCACGGCCAAGGAGCTCTTCCGCATCGCCGCTATCGGCAAGCTCCGTGTCTACGTCGCAGTGCCGGAGACCTACGCTCCCGCCATTCACGACGGCGGTACCGCCGCGCTGACGCTCGACGAGTATCCCGGCCAGGAGTTCACCGGCACCGTTGTTCGTAATTCAAGCGCTATCGATCAGTCCTCCCGCACGCTGAACGTCGAGGTCGATGTCGAAAACCCCGATGGCAAGCTGCTGCCTGGCGCCTATGTCTTCGCGCACTTCAAGATCCCGCAGCAGGTGCGCCGACTCTCGGTGCCGGCCAACGCATTGCTGTTCCGCGCGGAAGGCCTGCAGGTTGGCATCGTGCGCAATGGCCGTGTTCATCTTCAGCGCGTCACGATCGGCAAGGACAACGGCAGCACCCTGGAGATTGCCACCGGCCTTACGGCTGAAGACGAGATCGTGCTCGACCCTTCGGACTCACTCACTGAAGGCCAGCAGGTGCAGATCGCGAATACCGGGACGGTGACGCCATGAACGTCCGCTCTACCTCACTCGTTACGCTGAGTGGAAGCATGTTGTTGAGCGTGTTTTCACTCACCGGCTGCATGGTCGGACCGAAGTACAAGGTCCCCTCTGCGCCTGCGCCTCCTGCCTATAAGGAAGCCTCTCCCGATGCATATAAGGAGACCGCCGACTGGCACGTCGCCTCACCGAATGATGCCGCCCTACGCGGCGCATGGTGGACGGTCTTCAACGATGCCGAGCTGAACACGCTGGAACCGCAGGTAGAGACCGCCAACCAGACGCTCAAGGCCGCTGATGCCAATCTGCGCGCGGCACGCGCCAACATCCGCGTGCAGAACGCCAATCGCTATCCGACCATCGGAGTCTCTCCGTCGGTGCAGGGCGAGCGCGAGTCCGCCAATCAGCCCTACTTCAACTCGACCATTGCCAACAACGGAGAAGCCAACCTTGTGGTGCCGCTCCAGGTGAACTACGAGGTCGATCTCTGGGGCCGCATTCGCCGGAACATCGCTGCGGCGAAGGAAGAGTCGCAGGCCACCGCCGCCGACCGCCAGAATGTACTGCTTTCGCTACAGACGGAACTCGCCCTGGACTACTTCGAGTTACGCTCCTCCGATGCGGAACAGAAGCTGCTCGACGATACGGTCGTGCAATACCAGGAGGCTCTCCGTGTCACGAGCAACCGCTTCAGCGGAGGCATCGCGCCGAAGTCTGATGTGACGCAGGCACAGACACAACTGCAGGCCGCGAAGGTGCAGGCAGCCGACGTCGCCGTTCAACGTGCGCAGTTTGAACATGCCATCGCGATCCTCATCGGCCAGCCGCCGGCTTCGCTGACGATTCCTGCCGCACCGATATCCGTCGAACTGATGCCACCGGTCATTCCGCCAGGACTGCCGTCACAACTGCTGGAGCGCCGTCCCGACATCGCCGCTGCGGAGCGCCGCATCGCTGCTGCCAATGAGCAGATCGGCATTGCACGCGCTGCATACTTTCCTACTCTTTCTCTCAGCGGGCTGGCGGGTTACCAGAGCACATCGATCACCTCGCTCTTCACGCCTTCCAGCTTCGTCTATGGGCTGGGGCCGACGCTGGGCGAGACCTTCTTCGATGGAGGCCGTCGCCGCGGCGTCTCGGAAGAGGCTGTTGCGGGCTATGAGCAGAACGCCGCAAACTATCGCCAGAGCGTGCTAACGGCGTACCAGCAGGTCGAAGACAATCTCGTCGCGCTGCGGGTTCTCTCTGACGAAGCCCAGCAACAGCGCCAGGCTACGGCCTCGGCGGTAGAGTCGGAGCGGATCTTCAACAATCGCTATGTCGGCGGCGTTGATACTTATCTCCAGGTCATCACCGCGCAGACGACGGCACTCAATAATGAACGCAACGATATCGACATCCTGCGCCGGCGCATGGATGCGACGGTATTGCTGATCAAGGTTCTTGGTGGTGGATGGGATCGTACGCAATTGCCGCCGCAGTAGGGTGGCTCATAGCGGGTGATATCTGTTGATGCCTCCGAGCGAGATATCACCCCGCCCATGTCATCTCGCTCGAAGGACGCTTTGCCTTTCTGGTTGTCATTCCACAGTGGAATAGTGAAATAGCTCTACCCAGCAATCAACGCCAGCAACCCTGCCTCATCCAACACCGCAACCCCAAGCTGCTGTGCCTTCTCCAACTTCGATCCCGCATCTTCACCCGCGACCACATAGCTCGTCTTCTTGCTCACGGAACCCGAAACCTTGCCGCCAGCATCTTCAATGCGCTGCTTCGCTTCATCGCGAGTCAAGGTGGGCAACGTCCCCGTGAGCACAAAGGTCAGCCCTGCAAACGTTGTGCCGACAACACGCTTCTCCGCTGTGAAGGTAAGCCCCACAGTGCGTAACTTCTCCACCAGCTCGCGGTTTTTCTCCTCCGCAAAGAACTCGACGATAGCCTGCGCTACACGTGGTCCTACTTCGTTCACAGCTTCCAGATCCTCGGCAGAGGCCTTCATCAGGTCGTCGAGGCTACCGAAGTGCTCCGCCAACAGACTCGCCGTACGCTCGCCGACAAAGCGAATCC encodes:
- a CDS encoding efflux transporter outer membrane subunit is translated as MNVRSTSLVTLSGSMLLSVFSLTGCMVGPKYKVPSAPAPPAYKEASPDAYKETADWHVASPNDAALRGAWWTVFNDAELNTLEPQVETANQTLKAADANLRAARANIRVQNANRYPTIGVSPSVQGERESANQPYFNSTIANNGEANLVVPLQVNYEVDLWGRIRRNIAAAKEESQATAADRQNVLLSLQTELALDYFELRSSDAEQKLLDDTVVQYQEALRVTSNRFSGGIAPKSDVTQAQTQLQAAKVQAADVAVQRAQFEHAIAILIGQPPASLTIPAAPISVELMPPVIPPGLPSQLLERRPDIAAAERRIAAANEQIGIARAAYFPTLSLSGLAGYQSTSITSLFTPSSFVYGLGPTLGETFFDGGRRRGVSEEAVAGYEQNAANYRQSVLTAYQQVEDNLVALRVLSDEAQQQRQATASAVESERIFNNRYVGGVDTYLQVITAQTTALNNERNDIDILRRRMDATVLLIKVLGGGWDRTQLPPQ